A single genomic interval of Peribacillus sp. FSL H8-0477 harbors:
- a CDS encoding sodium:solute symporter family protein: protein MSAIVIFCLYLVFIYYIGFKGYQRIKTAEDLIVAGWSMPLYVVTGSLIAALLAAPFFFAAVGSGYTDGGFEGTATMAGLGTCMILGALIWTKPLRRLKGWTIADYYGLRYGSKKLGAYTGSLMAIAFGLFNAGALTVGGTYIIQAIFTIDFVPAAILFVSLTVVYSVVGGLWAVAYTEIVQGIFAIAGILGIALVVFFQYDEFIFNPNWWNVSHLFEKGGAGFWSLYLILALGDIPAADLGQRVAAAKNPRVAYLSMIIAGSVVIAISWIPGMLGESFKMIFPDSTNPETLMLAFAQGYFPPIVSGIFLTAMAAMGMSTLAACYVASSGIITKNIYLDFINPNPDPKKLLLFSRLVIVVCAALGLILSLGFQKVIDLAYLAWDIVFVTLFWPLVLGPFWKRVSTPAVWASITVGLAYYIVTSVFSVPGTVSDSTGFIGLLSELWHMPAFSGAVISGLTIVVVSLIIPPTEEVLEMHRIEKDKSLDELQDYKDKIIPEDNVC from the coding sequence GTGAGTGCAATCGTAATATTTTGTCTTTATTTAGTATTTATTTATTATATAGGTTTCAAAGGGTATCAACGGATAAAAACAGCAGAAGACCTGATTGTAGCCGGATGGAGTATGCCGCTGTATGTTGTAACGGGCAGTCTGATTGCAGCTTTGCTTGCTGCACCATTCTTCTTTGCAGCTGTAGGTTCTGGTTATACAGATGGTGGATTTGAAGGTACGGCTACAATGGCTGGTCTTGGTACATGTATGATTCTTGGTGCATTAATCTGGACAAAGCCGCTAAGAAGATTGAAAGGATGGACCATCGCCGATTATTATGGCTTACGGTATGGATCTAAAAAACTGGGAGCTTATACAGGTAGTTTAATGGCCATTGCTTTTGGATTATTCAATGCAGGAGCATTGACGGTTGGTGGGACTTATATTATTCAAGCCATTTTTACGATAGATTTTGTACCGGCCGCGATTTTATTTGTTTCACTAACCGTCGTGTATTCTGTTGTGGGCGGGTTATGGGCAGTTGCCTATACTGAGATTGTCCAAGGAATATTTGCGATTGCCGGCATTCTTGGTATCGCACTGGTCGTGTTCTTTCAATATGATGAGTTTATCTTTAATCCGAATTGGTGGAATGTTAGTCACCTCTTTGAAAAAGGGGGAGCAGGTTTTTGGTCGCTCTACTTGATTTTGGCTCTAGGCGATATTCCAGCAGCTGATTTGGGACAAAGAGTCGCCGCAGCTAAAAATCCGAGAGTTGCCTACTTAAGCATGATTATTGCTGGTTCGGTAGTCATTGCAATCAGTTGGATTCCGGGAATGCTTGGTGAATCATTCAAAATGATTTTCCCAGATAGTACAAATCCAGAAACATTAATGCTCGCTTTTGCTCAAGGCTATTTCCCACCGATTGTGTCAGGAATTTTCCTTACAGCAATGGCGGCCATGGGAATGTCGACATTAGCAGCTTGTTATGTAGCATCATCAGGTATCATTACCAAAAATATTTATCTCGATTTTATCAATCCAAATCCAGATCCAAAAAAATTGCTGCTTTTTTCAAGGCTGGTTATCGTAGTCTGTGCAGCACTTGGCTTGATTCTATCACTTGGCTTCCAAAAGGTAATTGATCTAGCTTACTTGGCATGGGATATTGTCTTTGTTACATTATTCTGGCCATTAGTTTTAGGGCCGTTTTGGAAACGCGTAAGTACACCGGCGGTTTGGGCAAGTATTACCGTAGGACTTGCCTATTATATTGTTACTTCGGTATTTTCAGTTCCAGGTACTGTATCAGACTCAACAGGTTTCATTGGTCTCTTATCTGAACTATGGCATATGCCTGCATTCTCAGGGGCAGTGATTTCAGGATTGACGATTGTCGTGGTCAGCTTGATTATTCCACCAACGGAAGAAGTACTAGAAATGC
- a CDS encoding tetratricopeptide repeat protein: MDKLTEALELRKQQNYVKSNEMLIELAETYPEDAKIVYQCAWSFDVRGMERRAIPYYQKAIELGLPNQDAQAAFLGLGSTYRTVGEYANSKETLEKARKLFPDNRALHVFYALTLFNSNEHHQAMEILINQLVDTTNDEEIKRYRKALSFYADKLDTVWE, encoded by the coding sequence TTGGATAAGTTGACAGAGGCGTTAGAACTGAGAAAACAGCAGAATTACGTGAAATCAAACGAAATGCTGATTGAATTGGCTGAGACATATCCTGAGGATGCAAAGATTGTTTACCAATGTGCCTGGAGTTTTGATGTTAGGGGAATGGAACGAAGAGCTATTCCATATTATCAAAAAGCAATTGAGCTTGGCTTACCTAACCAAGATGCTCAAGCGGCTTTCTTAGGTCTAGGAAGTACATACCGAACAGTTGGAGAGTATGCAAACTCGAAAGAAACATTAGAGAAGGCACGTAAACTATTTCCGGATAATCGGGCTCTTCATGTGTTTTATGCACTTACACTTTTTAATAGTAATGAGCATCATCAGGCAATGGAGATTCTAATTAACCAGTTAGTTGATACAACCAACGATGAGGAAATTAAACGATATCGGAAGGCGCTAAGTTTTTATGCAGATAAATTAGATACTGTCTGGGAGTAA
- a CDS encoding SDR family NAD(P)-dependent oxidoreductase → MNFCNKTVVVTGSSKGIGKAAVLAFAKAGANVLINYIGSDEEAEAVREQAETYGVKAYKYRADVADSKQVSEMFSYMDEQLGSLDILVNNAGFAQESPITEMSDDMWDKMIKVHLYGTFYNAREAAKRMKVQGSGKIINISSDLGSLGCEDFTHYSAAKGGINAFTKALARELAPEINVNAVAPSGTLTDILEAFGENYIEEEASKYPLQRLAKPEEIAQTILFIASEQANFFAGQIISPNGGVVMNG, encoded by the coding sequence ATGAACTTTTGCAATAAGACAGTTGTAGTAACCGGCTCAAGTAAAGGCATTGGTAAAGCAGCGGTGCTTGCCTTTGCCAAAGCTGGAGCAAATGTTTTAATCAATTACATAGGAAGTGACGAAGAAGCGGAGGCTGTTCGGGAACAGGCCGAGACTTATGGTGTGAAAGCCTATAAATATCGAGCAGATGTCGCAGATTCTAAACAAGTTTCTGAGATGTTCAGCTATATGGACGAACAATTAGGGAGTTTGGATATTCTTGTCAACAATGCAGGGTTTGCGCAGGAGTCGCCAATTACCGAGATGTCCGATGATATGTGGGACAAGATGATTAAGGTGCATCTGTACGGTACTTTTTATAACGCGAGAGAAGCGGCCAAGCGGATGAAGGTTCAGGGGAGCGGTAAAATTATCAATATCTCTTCAGATTTAGGAAGCCTTGGGTGTGAGGACTTTACCCATTACTCAGCAGCGAAAGGCGGAATCAATGCCTTTACAAAAGCACTCGCGAGGGAATTAGCCCCTGAGATTAATGTAAATGCTGTAGCACCAAGCGGCACGCTGACAGATATCCTAGAAGCGTTTGGTGAAAATTATATTGAGGAAGAAGCGAGTAAGTACCCATTACAACGTTTGGCAAAGCCTGAGGAGATTGCCCAGACCATCCTCTTTATAGCATCGGAGCAAGCTAATTTCTTCGCAGGACAAATTATCAGTCCGAATGGCGGAGTAGTTATGAATGGCTAA
- a CDS encoding methyl-accepting chemotaxis protein, which yields MFNKKSLRYKIMVIVLVTVCLLTVILSTTSIYMLELRLQEDLKQELTSVGLLTEKTLNSTAIETLSKSSSTTNSTFKKIQGDLDSIQKEQGIMSWSYIWSVDGDKVTPIGYTSNLNEIYKAGEVFEDIAPIHLKTAQQAMESGKSEVTDIFKDTFGSWRTVFTPIENNGQVIAVIGIDYSADYINNIVKKSIINQVVIGVLGLIVILVVIHFVLKRLLKPLGLVVEVADSVAKGDLTATIKAVNTDDEVGKLSHSVQEMVSSLHGLITNIHDTSSYLAASAEELSANASETYDYSMKVSEDITKVARGNETTLQTTEESVAAIEETAFGIQKIAGSSLIVSESSVHTSNEAQLGNEIVHRLIDQMQNIHESVHQIGNVIGKLNDNTAKISSFVKIISEIADQTNLLALNAAIEAARAGEHGKGFAVVADEVRKLAEQSSNSAVQITDLIRVIQTDSSYSIQVMDKGEKDVEAGLTLTNEAGSIFERIFESTEKVALQIQEVSAASEEISASSEEVAASVNEMKATAENTAKFSTNVSEASREQLISMEEIKATSDSLGKTAEELQILIGHFKI from the coding sequence ATGTTTAATAAAAAATCGTTACGCTACAAAATCATGGTCATCGTGTTAGTTACCGTATGTTTGCTAACCGTAATTCTTTCAACTACAAGCATATATATGTTGGAATTAAGACTTCAAGAAGATTTAAAACAGGAATTGACAAGTGTGGGGTTATTAACAGAAAAGACATTAAATTCGACTGCGATAGAAACTTTAAGCAAGTCATCGAGTACAACAAATTCAACCTTTAAAAAAATACAAGGTGACCTTGATTCGATTCAAAAAGAGCAGGGAATTATGAGCTGGAGCTATATCTGGAGTGTCGATGGAGATAAAGTTACGCCGATAGGCTATACAAGTAATTTAAATGAGATTTATAAAGCAGGTGAAGTATTTGAGGATATTGCGCCCATTCATTTAAAAACGGCTCAACAAGCAATGGAATCAGGTAAATCAGAGGTGACTGATATTTTCAAGGATACGTTTGGATCCTGGAGAACAGTATTTACTCCCATCGAGAATAACGGACAGGTTATTGCTGTTATTGGGATCGATTATTCGGCAGATTATATTAACAATATTGTAAAAAAATCAATTATTAATCAAGTAGTCATAGGGGTATTGGGGTTAATTGTGATTCTGGTTGTGATCCATTTTGTATTGAAACGTCTTTTAAAACCGCTGGGCCTCGTAGTTGAAGTTGCTGATAGTGTCGCGAAGGGTGATTTAACGGCTACGATAAAAGCAGTTAATACGGATGATGAAGTTGGCAAGCTTTCGCATTCTGTACAAGAAATGGTTTCGAGTTTGCATGGTCTAATCACTAATATTCATGATACATCAAGCTATTTGGCTGCCTCTGCGGAAGAACTTTCTGCTAATGCTTCTGAAACGTATGACTATTCGATGAAAGTGTCTGAAGATATTACGAAAGTGGCACGTGGAAATGAAACCACCTTACAGACAACGGAGGAAAGTGTCGCTGCAATTGAAGAAACTGCATTTGGAATACAAAAAATTGCCGGTTCATCCTTGATCGTATCGGAATCTTCCGTTCATACGTCAAATGAGGCACAATTAGGAAATGAAATTGTGCACCGACTAATAGATCAGATGCAAAACATCCATGAATCAGTACATCAAATCGGAAATGTCATAGGTAAATTAAATGATAATACAGCGAAGATCAGCAGTTTTGTCAAAATCATATCTGAAATTGCTGATCAAACGAACTTACTTGCTCTTAATGCAGCGATTGAAGCAGCTCGTGCAGGTGAACATGGTAAAGGTTTCGCTGTCGTGGCTGATGAAGTAAGGAAACTGGCAGAACAATCATCAAATTCAGCTGTACAAATTACGGATCTAATTCGGGTCATTCAAACTGATTCTTCATACTCCATTCAAGTCATGGATAAAGGTGAAAAAGATGTGGAAGCAGGCTTGACTCTAACGAACGAGGCCGGTTCCATTTTTGAACGGATTTTTGAATCAACTGAAAAAGTTGCCCTGCAAATTCAAGAAGTATCTGCCGCATCTGAAGAAATATCTGCTTCTTCTGAAGAGGTTGCCGCATCGGTTAATGAAATGAAGGCCACTGCAGAGAATACAGCGAAATTCTCTACCAATGTTTCCGAAGCCAGTCGTGAACAGTTGATATCAATGGAAGAGATAAAGGCAACTTCTGATTCGTTAGGAAAAACAGCTGAGGAATTACAAATACTAATCGGCCATTTCAAAATTTAA
- the shc gene encoding squalene--hopene cyclase yields MQHVQPEINRLTAILQNSQGKDGSWHDPFETNIVVDAYMIILLRVLEINDEKLIQSLVKRIESKRENGVWKLFADEKDGNLSLTTEAYYALLYSGLKNKEDPDMRKARRFILEKGGLKQTKMFTRLMLTVTGQYKWPLLFPIPIEAVLLPPTFFVNMFDISIYARVHFMPIVLLGEKKFQVKGVNAPDLSDLHQSRSSDHEWEEIRSNGYRSLFSSLQTSTAALIGLPSKLKSLAVDSIEQYMLNRLEPDGTLYNYFSSTFFMIIALLSLGYSKKDPVIIKAVEGLKAMASSIDGQVHIQHTTANVWNTALISYALQESGLSSSTPSIKKATAYLCKKQHVKYGDWVIHNPNTAPGGWGFSDLNTINPDVDDTSASLRALHPVFVSNPDHHNSWERGVTFLLSMQNDDGGFPAFEKNVDNELLSVLPVEEAKYILTDPSTPDLTGRALEFLCKYAGLQMPNRSIKKAADWLLLHQEKDGSWYGRWGVCYIYGTWAALTGLAASGYSTNPAISRAVKWLKSIQHQDGGWGESCYSDIKKKYVPLGTSSLTQTAWALDALIAVSAKPSASIEKGIAYLIREGKKNDWTTSYPAGQGLANFLYIHYHSYQHIFTLLTLAHYREKYLNNSTN; encoded by the coding sequence ATGCAGCATGTCCAGCCAGAGATAAACCGTCTTACGGCTATTCTTCAGAACAGCCAAGGAAAAGATGGCTCATGGCATGACCCATTCGAAACAAATATTGTAGTCGATGCCTATATGATTATTTTACTAAGAGTTCTAGAGATCAATGACGAAAAGTTAATACAATCATTAGTCAAACGAATTGAAAGCAAACGCGAAAACGGTGTATGGAAACTCTTTGCGGATGAAAAGGATGGAAACCTTTCTCTTACCACAGAAGCCTACTATGCGCTTCTTTATTCAGGGTTAAAGAACAAAGAGGATCCAGATATGCGAAAAGCACGGCGATTTATCCTTGAAAAAGGCGGACTAAAGCAGACTAAGATGTTTACAAGATTAATGCTTACGGTCACAGGTCAATATAAATGGCCATTACTTTTTCCTATTCCCATAGAAGCTGTTTTGCTTCCGCCGACTTTTTTTGTGAATATGTTTGATATTTCCATCTATGCACGAGTTCATTTTATGCCGATCGTCCTGCTCGGGGAAAAGAAATTTCAGGTAAAAGGTGTGAATGCCCCAGATTTAAGTGATTTACATCAAAGCAGAAGCTCTGATCATGAGTGGGAGGAGATACGTTCAAACGGCTATCGTTCTCTATTTTCGAGTCTTCAAACCAGTACAGCAGCCTTAATTGGGCTGCCTTCTAAGCTGAAATCACTTGCTGTTGATTCAATTGAACAATATATGTTAAACCGTCTTGAACCAGACGGAACACTCTATAATTATTTTAGCTCTACTTTTTTTATGATTATCGCACTCCTTTCCCTTGGCTATTCAAAAAAGGATCCGGTAATCATTAAGGCAGTGGAAGGACTAAAAGCAATGGCTTCTTCTATTGATGGTCAGGTGCATATTCAACATACAACCGCAAACGTTTGGAATACAGCATTAATCAGCTACGCCTTACAGGAATCTGGTCTTTCTTCTTCAACACCGTCGATCAAAAAAGCAACTGCCTATTTATGCAAAAAACAGCATGTGAAATATGGGGATTGGGTCATTCACAATCCAAACACAGCACCCGGTGGCTGGGGATTTTCCGATTTAAATACTATAAACCCTGATGTAGATGATACAAGTGCTTCACTGCGGGCACTCCATCCCGTCTTTGTCTCAAATCCTGATCATCACAATTCCTGGGAGCGAGGCGTGACATTTCTTCTTTCTATGCAAAATGACGATGGCGGCTTTCCCGCTTTTGAAAAAAATGTCGACAATGAATTATTAAGCGTGCTCCCTGTCGAAGAAGCAAAATATATTTTAACAGATCCTTCTACACCAGATTTAACAGGCAGAGCGTTAGAATTTTTATGTAAGTATGCGGGCCTCCAAATGCCCAATCGATCGATAAAAAAGGCAGCAGATTGGCTTCTTCTTCATCAGGAAAAGGATGGTTCATGGTATGGAAGATGGGGAGTTTGTTATATTTATGGCACATGGGCAGCACTTACTGGCTTAGCTGCTTCGGGTTATTCCACAAATCCTGCAATCAGCAGGGCAGTCAAATGGCTTAAAAGTATCCAACACCAAGATGGAGGATGGGGTGAATCTTGCTACAGTGATATCAAAAAAAAGTATGTACCGCTTGGAACTAGTTCGTTAACTCAAACAGCATGGGCATTGGATGCTTTGATTGCGGTGTCAGCCAAGCCAAGTGCCTCCATAGAAAAAGGGATTGCCTACCTGATCCGTGAAGGCAAAAAAAATGATTGGACTACTTCTTATCCAGCTGGACAAGGACTAGCAAACTTCCTATATATTCATTACCATAGCTATCAGCACATCTTCACGCTGCTTACGCTTGCCCATTACCGGGAAAAATACCTCAATAACTCAACTAACTAG
- a CDS encoding YwaF family protein produces MDRFIGDSDDHQFIFWSVDHVWALAALGLLIIGLFILKGRSVNTTRCLWLEKIFAVTLLIIEGLYHMWLFTTEQWHFRQSLPLELCSLSLMVTIVLLWTGNRYLYQFVLFAGIGGAIQAMLTPVMEWSFPHFRYFHFFYTHIGIIITALYFTWVKGYRPTLRGIGGTMLTLNILLPFIWLINDQLGGNYMFLREKPGSGSVLDLLGPYPWYILSMEIVALSVFFILWNLLRGNVKKI; encoded by the coding sequence ATGGATAGATTTATAGGGGATAGTGATGACCATCAGTTTATCTTTTGGTCCGTAGACCATGTATGGGCTCTAGCGGCATTAGGACTACTCATAATAGGTCTCTTCATATTAAAAGGGCGTAGTGTAAATACGACAAGATGTCTGTGGTTAGAAAAAATCTTTGCTGTCACCCTGCTAATTATAGAAGGGTTATACCACATGTGGCTCTTTACGACGGAGCAATGGCATTTTAGACAATCTCTTCCTCTAGAGTTATGCAGTCTTAGTCTTATGGTGACAATCGTGCTGTTATGGACGGGGAATCGCTATTTATATCAGTTTGTTTTATTTGCCGGAATTGGCGGTGCTATTCAAGCCATGCTGACCCCTGTAATGGAATGGAGCTTTCCGCATTTTCGGTACTTTCACTTTTTTTATACACATATAGGCATTATTATAACGGCTCTCTATTTTACTTGGGTAAAAGGTTATCGGCCCACGCTAAGAGGAATTGGAGGAACCATGCTTACTTTAAATATTCTCCTGCCTTTTATATGGTTGATAAATGATCAACTCGGTGGTAATTATATGTTTCTGCGGGAGAAGCCAGGTAGTGGAAGTGTCCTTGATCTACTTGGTCCCTATCCTTGGTATATTCTTTCGATGGAAATAGTAGCACTGAGCGTTTTTTTCATTTTATGGAATTTACTCAGGGGGAATGTGAAAAAAATATGA
- a CDS encoding glycosyl hydrolase family 18 protein produces the protein MNDRLVRKMITLFLVVIVFFGTVSYAEAKTVKKEVLGFTVKYNKLDVSSYKVMNKHSEMLTSIAAATHVVDGLGTIRGTSAKEQITLANERNMNATLMIGNEFNRENAHRLLNSKTNRTRFAKNTLAILKKDHYKGVNIDIENVQGSDRNVYTKLIKELAEVLKPKGFSLSVSLQPKTADHPLMTWNYAYDYKAVAKYVDYLLIMTYEEHYKSSLPGSVASIGWVKKVVAYTKTVVPADKILLGIGSYGYDWSTKGKTVSRTYEESMKLAKKYKVKIIFDRVTKTPNFSYKDGKGVRHIVWFENAQSLSYKLDVVNAENLKGIGIWRLGHNQDEQYWNMITSKLSK, from the coding sequence ATGAATGATCGATTAGTACGAAAAATGATTACACTATTCCTCGTGGTTATCGTTTTCTTTGGTACTGTTTCCTATGCTGAGGCTAAAACAGTGAAGAAAGAGGTACTGGGATTTACAGTGAAGTACAATAAGTTAGATGTCAGTTCGTATAAAGTCATGAATAAACATTCTGAAATGTTGACTTCTATTGCTGCGGCTACACATGTTGTTGATGGGTTAGGAACAATAAGAGGTACTTCGGCCAAGGAGCAAATTACGTTAGCTAATGAAAGAAACATGAACGCGACGTTGATGATAGGGAATGAGTTTAATCGTGAAAATGCTCATAGACTACTAAACAGTAAAACAAATCGAACGAGATTTGCTAAGAATACACTGGCTATTCTTAAAAAAGATCACTACAAAGGCGTCAATATTGATATTGAGAATGTACAAGGCTCAGATCGAAACGTATATACGAAGCTTATAAAGGAATTAGCTGAAGTTTTAAAGCCTAAAGGGTTTAGTCTATCGGTGTCATTGCAGCCTAAAACAGCTGATCACCCCCTGATGACTTGGAACTATGCCTATGACTATAAAGCCGTCGCAAAGTATGTCGATTACCTATTAATCATGACCTATGAAGAACACTACAAATCTAGCTTACCGGGTTCAGTTGCTTCCATTGGCTGGGTGAAGAAAGTCGTTGCCTACACGAAAACGGTTGTTCCAGCTGATAAAATCCTGCTTGGTATTGGTTCTTATGGGTATGACTGGAGTACAAAGGGGAAGACTGTTTCAAGAACCTATGAGGAATCAATGAAGCTAGCAAAAAAATATAAAGTGAAAATTATTTTTGACCGGGTTACAAAAACTCCGAATTTTTCTTATAAAGACGGTAAGGGTGTTCGACATATTGTTTGGTTTGAAAATGCTCAAAGTCTTTCCTATAAATTAGACGTAGTAAACGCAGAAAATTTAAAGGGAATTGGTATCTGGAGATTAGGCCACAATCAAGATGAACAGTACTGGAACATGATTACTAGTAAGCTGTCGAAATAG
- a CDS encoding tetratricopeptide repeat-containing glycosyltransferase, translating to MNTISLCMIVKNEEQALPKCLESIKDIVDEIIIIDTGSTDRTKELAKKFTDKIYDFEWINDFGAARNYSFSKATKDFILWLDADDVFTDENREKLLTLKKTLSLEIDAVSMLYHLTLNEDGSPSFSSRRNRLVKRENNFKWIGFVHEYLEVAGNIIPSDIAVVHQKERHSSNRNLLIYEKALESGKPFSPRDKYYYANECNDNRKYEKAIFWYQYFLEEGLGWSEDNIQACGKLADCFLNLKRYPEAMDICQKSFLYDTPRGEICCRLGFLYLEQNDLVKAISWYKLATIVEIPEKSPFINRSCYTWLPNLQLCLCYSRLGHQEIARSYNDKAAEFLPNNSQIQYNQEFFKRYFGE from the coding sequence ATGAATACCATTAGCTTATGTATGATTGTCAAAAATGAGGAGCAAGCGTTACCCAAATGCTTAGAATCAATTAAAGATATCGTGGACGAAATCATTATTATCGATACCGGCTCAACAGACCGGACTAAGGAATTAGCCAAAAAATTCACAGACAAAATATATGATTTCGAATGGATTAATGATTTTGGAGCAGCTCGTAATTATTCGTTTTCTAAGGCTACAAAAGATTTCATCCTGTGGCTCGATGCTGATGATGTATTTACCGATGAAAACCGAGAAAAACTGCTGACACTTAAAAAGACACTGTCCTTAGAAATAGATGCTGTTTCTATGCTTTATCATCTGACGTTAAATGAGGATGGCAGTCCAAGCTTTAGTTCTAGGCGAAATAGGTTGGTCAAACGCGAAAATAATTTTAAATGGATTGGTTTTGTTCATGAATATCTCGAGGTAGCGGGAAATATTATTCCTTCCGATATCGCCGTAGTCCACCAAAAGGAGCGGCATTCCAGCAACCGGAATCTACTTATTTACGAAAAAGCATTAGAATCAGGGAAACCCTTTTCACCCAGAGACAAATATTATTATGCGAATGAATGTAATGACAATAGAAAATATGAAAAGGCCATTTTTTGGTATCAATACTTTTTAGAGGAGGGTCTAGGTTGGTCTGAAGACAATATTCAAGCATGCGGAAAATTAGCCGATTGTTTTCTTAATCTTAAAAGGTATCCTGAAGCAATGGACATCTGTCAAAAAAGCTTTCTCTACGATACCCCAAGAGGAGAGATTTGCTGCCGATTGGGCTTTTTGTACTTAGAGCAAAATGATTTAGTAAAAGCTATCTCTTGGTATAAGCTGGCAACTATCGTAGAAATACCAGAAAAGAGTCCTTTTATCAACCGTTCATGTTACACATGGCTCCCAAATTTACAGCTCTGCCTGTGTTATTCAAGACTAGGACATCAGGAGATTGCCAGGAGTTATAACGATAAAGCGGCCGAATTTCTCCCGAACAATTCACAAATTCAGTATAATCAAGAATTCTTCAAACGGTATTTTGGAGAATAA
- a CDS encoding GNAT family N-acetyltransferase, with translation MYGSTKANYAAVSETIMIRELEDHEFDRFGDIYVRGFGMPSFLKEDITRNNQVLYGLQNWRFLGAMAAGELVGVAVLYTNGECADLAAAATVPEARNRGVQSALLAERFKLAGSLGCDYIIGQAQFGSASQRNMQRAGMNIAYTKAIWVQR, from the coding sequence TTGTATGGCTCGACAAAAGCGAACTATGCTGCTGTTTCAGAAACGATAATGATTCGGGAATTGGAAGATCACGAGTTTGACAGATTCGGTGATATTTACGTTCGGGGATTTGGGATGCCTTCCTTTCTTAAGGAAGATATCACAAGGAATAATCAGGTTCTTTATGGACTGCAGAATTGGAGGTTTTTGGGAGCAATGGCCGCGGGGGAGCTGGTTGGAGTTGCTGTGTTATATACAAATGGTGAATGTGCTGATTTAGCAGCGGCAGCAACTGTCCCTGAAGCACGGAATAGAGGAGTCCAAAGCGCATTGCTTGCAGAGCGTTTTAAATTAGCCGGCAGTCTTGGGTGTGATTACATAATTGGACAAGCCCAATTTGGCTCTGCCAGTCAGCGGAATATGCAGCGAGCAGGCATGAATATTGCCTATACCAAAGCTATTTGGGTTCAAAGATAG
- a CDS encoding LCP family protein, translating into MFVLLGAATYFYYEYSQALNKAKTDTDTAVPTEEIEFNGVENPLGKVNVLLLGVDAREGEEVSRTDTIMIAQYDPETKKSKLVSLMRDSYVEIPGYKKHKLNSAFTYGGTELLRQTIYENFAIDLQYYALIDFKGFTKMIDAAFPNGIEINVEKAMSKNIGVKLKPGLQELHGKELLGYVRYRNDAQGDFGRVERQQKVIKQLTNEVVSIQGVMKLPTMIGTIQPYIFTNIERSLLLSIGTAFLSNENRNLQTLRIPQDGSYQDKRYPGAGLVLDLDIEKNKAALQDFLGK; encoded by the coding sequence TTGTTTGTTTTACTGGGGGCAGCCACCTATTTTTATTATGAATATTCTCAGGCTCTAAATAAAGCAAAAACGGATACAGATACGGCTGTTCCAACGGAAGAAATTGAGTTTAACGGAGTAGAAAATCCTCTTGGGAAAGTGAATGTTCTTCTACTGGGAGTTGATGCTAGAGAAGGTGAAGAGGTTTCTCGGACGGATACTATTATGATTGCTCAGTATGATCCAGAAACGAAGAAGTCAAAACTTGTCTCTCTCATGCGGGATAGTTATGTTGAAATACCTGGATATAAAAAACATAAACTTAACTCGGCCTTTACTTATGGCGGTACAGAACTGCTGAGACAGACGATATACGAGAATTTTGCTATTGATTTACAATATTATGCCTTAATTGATTTTAAAGGATTTACAAAGATGATTGATGCAGCTTTTCCTAATGGAATTGAAATTAATGTAGAAAAAGCGATGTCAAAAAATATTGGTGTAAAATTAAAGCCTGGTTTACAAGAACTGCATGGAAAAGAACTACTCGGTTATGTAAGATATCGTAATGATGCACAAGGGGACTTTGGACGAGTGGAGCGTCAGCAGAAGGTTATTAAGCAGCTGACGAATGAAGTGGTAAGTATTCAGGGGGTAATGAAGTTGCCGACTATGATTGGAACCATACAACCATACATTTTCACCAATATCGAACGGTCTTTATTATTATCAATCGGAACGGCCTTTCTTTCTAATGAAAATCGGAATCTTCAAACGCTTAGAATTCCTCAAGACGGATCGTATCAAGACAAACGATATCCAGGGGCAGGACTTGTCCTAGATTTAGACATAGAAAAAAATAAAGCAGCCTTACAAGACTTTTTAGGAAAGTAA